Part of the Leptospira yasudae genome is shown below.
CGTTGGAATAATCCACGTCCTTCTTAAAATTAGTAATCGCTAATACGGTTTCGCTATTCGTACGAACGCTGTCGCCTAAGACAGCCGAAACCCTCGGCATCTTTCCCTTTTGTTTCATTTTCAGAAGCAAACCGACCGTTCCCATAACGGCCGCGGAAAGAATTACGTTTTTTGCATAGAATGTCTTTTTCGGAAACCCGAAAAGACCGGTCGTAGATCGGGTTTGAATTTGATATCCGAATTCTCCCGTGGCTGCTGGGTCGGGAACGCCGGATTCGTTCAGAGGTATCAGAGAAACGACTTTAGTTTCCGGAAAAATTTTAGTCCCCATCCTTTCGGCAAAATAAAGATAATTCTTATCAAGCGTATTCTTTGAATTGAATCTGCATCCGACCATACAACCGCCGCAGTGATTGCAAGTCACACGGTCCGGACCCTCCCCCAAGAAATACGGATCTTTCGTAAGTTTTCCCGGCTTTTCTCCAAAAAAAACTCCGACGGGCGTTGGACGGAATGTTTCCCCTCTTCCCATCTCTTCCGCGATTTCCTTTAAAATAAAATCGGATTCGTAGAGCTGGGGATTTTGGGTAACACCTAACATGCGTGATGCGACCGAATAAAACGGAAGCATTCCGGACTTTCCTCCCATTTTTTTAAAAGCCGGAGAATCGAGAACCTTATCGCCCGGAACATAAAGAGTATTCGCATATACTAAACTTCCGCCGCCGACTCCCGCGCCGCTAACAAGAAAGAAATCCTTCAAAAGATTCAAACGTTGAATTCCGTAAAAACCGATGCGGGGCATCCAAAGATATTTGTTAAGCGACCAGTTTGATTTCGGAAAATCCTCGGATCTCCATCGCTTTCCCGATTCAATCACGGCAACGGAATAACCTTTCTGACTCAAACGCATCGCCGATACGCTTCCACCGAAACCGCTGCCTACGTTCACATAATCGAAATCATAGTGAACATTTGTTCTCTTTTTCTGTTCCATAAGGATTCATTCCTATTTCCGTGAAATATAAATTCAAAACATTTTTTAATTGACTATGTTATAATTTAAAAGCTGTATCATAATTCCTAACGTATCATCGATAAAAACAGGAGAAGGATATGTCTTCATTGCCGAGTGTTTGTGTGATCGGGGCGGGTTCAAGCGGCATCGCCGTTTGCAAGGCCCTCAAAGAGAAAGGGATTCCGTTCGATTGTTACGAAGCAGGAAGCGAAGTAGGAGGCAACTGGAGATTCAACAACGATAACAAGATGAGTAACATCTACAAGTCTCTGCACATCAATACGCATCGTGATCGTATGGAATACAGAGATTATCCGATGCCCCGCACGTATCCCGATTATCCTGGTCATCAAAAAATTCTGGAATACTTTATCGATTACGTGAATCATTTCGGATTTCGTAAGAACATTCACTTCAAAACGCCCGTTGTTCACGTCGAACGTCAAGAAGACGGAACTTGGTTGGTTCAAACCGGTGACGGTAAACAAAAATACTACGACGCGCTCGTAGTATCGAACGGCCATCACTGGTCGCAACGATGGCCCAATCCTCCATTCCCCGGCAAGTTTACCGGAAAGATCATTCATTCGCATTCTTACGTTGATCCCGATAATCCGATTAAATTAACCGGAAAACGAGTCGTCGTTCTCGGTATGGGAAATAGTGCGATGGATATCACTGTGGAGCTTTGTCGTCCCGGCGTCGCAGCGAAGGTTTTCTTAGCGGCGAGAAGAGGCGCTTATATTATTCCGAATTACCTTTTCGGAAAACCGCTCGACAAGTCCACCGAACTGATTCCGGTTCACACACCGTTCTGGTTGAAGAGTTTTATCATGGGTCTCGTATTACGTTTCGGAGTAGGAAACGTGCAGGACTTCGGTTTACAAAAACCGGATCACAAACCGGGAGCGGCCCATCCTACGATCTCACAGGATATTCTCGTTCGATTGGGAAGAGGAGACGTGACTCCGAAACCGAATATCGAATCGTATAACGGCAATAAGGTGCGATTCGTCGACGGAAGCGAAGAGGAAGTCGACGCAGTCATTTATTGCACAGGCTACGACGTGAAGTTTCCTTTCTTCGACGAAAATTTTCTTTCCGCAAAGGACAACCACCTTCCGCTCTTTCACAGAATGATAAAACCGGAATACAACAATCTTTTCTTTGTCGGTTTGTATCAACCTCTGGGGGCGATTATGCCTCTCGCGGAGTTCCAAGGAAAATGGATTTCCGAATATTTAACCGGAAACTACGAACTTCCTTCCTCGGAGGAAATGAATCGATCCATCGAAAAATACGAATCGAAAATGAAGAAACGTTATGTGGCATCAACAAGGCACACGATGCAGGTGGACTTTGAGGACTTCTTATACGATATGAAATCGGAATTGAAACAAGGAACCAAACGCGCTTCCAAAAACGGAAACAAACTTTCGGTAGAAGCGATCGCACAGCACAAATCCACATTCAAGAACGGAGTTTCGTCGAACGGATTCAAAAAGAAAACTCGTGCTCTCGCGAAAGTTTGAACGATTCCTTTTAAAGTGGATTCTCCGTTTACCGGAAAACTTTCTTCGGAAAATTTCCGGCGGAACGACTACCAAACGGGGAAGAATTCTCGACGCGAAAATTCAAATCGGACTTTTTCTCGCTCGTATTAAACCGAAGATCGAAACCCTTGCTCCGAAAGAAGCAAGGATCTTCTTTAAAAATTCCATGTTCCTCTTTGATCTGGAACCGGACCTCGGAATTCAAATTGAGAATCTCCTAATTCCGGTCGAGGACGGAAATATCCAAGCTCGATTGTATCGATCGAATTCATCCATCGAAACAACACCGGCGATCGTTTATTTTCACGGAGGCGGTTTTGTTATCGGCGACTTAGAAACGCACGATCCGCCGTTGCGTTATATCGCTAAGAGTTCCGGAGTTACCGTAATCGCGGTCGATTATCGTTTAGGACCGGAGCATAAATTCCCAACGGCGGTCGAAGATGCCTTTGTCGCTTATCAATGGATCCTGAAAAACGCAAAGACGTTGAGAATTCTCCCTAAAAAAATCGCGGTCGGCGGCGACAGTGCGGGAGGAAACTTAGCCGCAAACGTTTGCATTCTTTCTAAAAAGAAAAAAATACGATCCCCGTTCTTTCAACTTTTGATTTATCCGTATTTGGATCTTTTTCGAATGAGCAAAAGCAGATATGAATTCGGAAAAGGGTACGCGTTAACCAACGACCTATTGGACTTTTTCAACGCGCATTATCTTCATTCTCCTCGGGAGGGAAAAGAAATCGCAGCTTCTCCGATTCTTCATAAAAAGATTTCGGACTTTCCACGCACGTTCGTGCAGTTAGCGGGTTTCGATCCTCTGCAAGACGAAGCGATCGAGTTTATCGAAGCGTTAAAAAAGGTCAAAGTCCCGGTTGAATTTCAGATGTATGAAACATTGGTTCACGGATATTTCAACTTTGCCGGGTTAATCCCCGACGCAAAGAAAGCCCTCGACGGCGCTGTTTTGTTAATTCGAAAGGGATTCGGGATCAAATAAAAGCGGATTCTTTTTGAAGCAGAATCGTTTTTCATTTTATACAAACTTTATCTTGAATTTTTAAGCGTTTCAACCAGGGTAATGGATTCAATGGCTATTCCGTTTATGAAATTCCGAATTCTTAAAAACCCATCCATTCTACTTTCTTTTTTGATCGTTTCCGTTTTTCCTTTGAGCGGGGAACCCGCAAACATCGTTTCCGGACCGATGCTCGGGTATTCCACTCTCAAAGAGGTTCTTGTTTGGGTGCAGATGGATCGAAAATCCATCGTAACATTAGAATATTCTGAAATTGGAAATCCCAAAAACAAATTCATATCCGAAGAAATCCATACGAATGCGAAAACGGGTTTTATCGCAAAGTTGATCGCGGATAAGGTTACTCCCGGTAAAAAGTATCATTACAATTTACTCGTAGACGGAAAACGAATCGAAGCAAAACATCCGCAAACGTTTCAAGCTCAATCGTTTTTTGCGGCCGGACAAGATCCTCCTTCTTTTTCCTTTGCGCTGGGAAGTTGCGCCTATGTCAACGAAACCGAATACGATGTTCCGGGCAAACCTTACGGCGGGGAATATTTTATCTATAACTCCATCCTTTCAAAAAAGCCGGATTTTA
Proteins encoded:
- a CDS encoding GMC family oxidoreductase, with the protein product MEQKKRTNVHYDFDYVNVGSGFGGSVSAMRLSQKGYSVAVIESGKRWRSEDFPKSNWSLNKYLWMPRIGFYGIQRLNLLKDFFLVSGAGVGGGSLVYANTLYVPGDKVLDSPAFKKMGGKSGMLPFYSVASRMLGVTQNPQLYESDFILKEIAEEMGRGETFRPTPVGVFFGEKPGKLTKDPYFLGEGPDRVTCNHCGGCMVGCRFNSKNTLDKNYLYFAERMGTKIFPETKVVSLIPLNESGVPDPAATGEFGYQIQTRSTTGLFGFPKKTFYAKNVILSAAVMGTVGLLLKMKQKGKMPRVSAVLGDSVRTNSETVLAITNFKKDVDYSNGVAITSSIHPDEHTHMEPVRYPKGSDFFGTIASVLTDGGGKFPRPLKYFLTLFTNPLYFFQASWPFGFAKRSLILLVMQTLDNKIRLVRTRRFAWPFEKTMSSALTEGEKTPSYIPIANDTARKIARKTGGVPRSSINDVLLNAPITGHIMGGCVMGDSEKEGVIDFQNRVFGYQNLRICDSSMITVNLGVNPSLSITAITERAMSLIPPKEGFQPIEYRFEKEFGISSILGTREKKSGSKKQTASKSDPSSKSKATVKQKRNSNGVKGSKIRK
- a CDS encoding flavin-containing monooxygenase gives rise to the protein MSSLPSVCVIGAGSSGIAVCKALKEKGIPFDCYEAGSEVGGNWRFNNDNKMSNIYKSLHINTHRDRMEYRDYPMPRTYPDYPGHQKILEYFIDYVNHFGFRKNIHFKTPVVHVERQEDGTWLVQTGDGKQKYYDALVVSNGHHWSQRWPNPPFPGKFTGKIIHSHSYVDPDNPIKLTGKRVVVLGMGNSAMDITVELCRPGVAAKVFLAARRGAYIIPNYLFGKPLDKSTELIPVHTPFWLKSFIMGLVLRFGVGNVQDFGLQKPDHKPGAAHPTISQDILVRLGRGDVTPKPNIESYNGNKVRFVDGSEEEVDAVIYCTGYDVKFPFFDENFLSAKDNHLPLFHRMIKPEYNNLFFVGLYQPLGAIMPLAEFQGKWISEYLTGNYELPSSEEMNRSIEKYESKMKKRYVASTRHTMQVDFEDFLYDMKSELKQGTKRASKNGNKLSVEAIAQHKSTFKNGVSSNGFKKKTRALAKV
- a CDS encoding alpha/beta hydrolase, whose translation is MLSRKFERFLLKWILRLPENFLRKISGGTTTKRGRILDAKIQIGLFLARIKPKIETLAPKEARIFFKNSMFLFDLEPDLGIQIENLLIPVEDGNIQARLYRSNSSIETTPAIVYFHGGGFVIGDLETHDPPLRYIAKSSGVTVIAVDYRLGPEHKFPTAVEDAFVAYQWILKNAKTLRILPKKIAVGGDSAGGNLAANVCILSKKKKIRSPFFQLLIYPYLDLFRMSKSRYEFGKGYALTNDLLDFFNAHYLHSPREGKEIAASPILHKKISDFPRTFVQLAGFDPLQDEAIEFIEALKKVKVPVEFQMYETLVHGYFNFAGLIPDAKKALDGAVLLIRKGFGIK